In Arthrobacter ramosus, one DNA window encodes the following:
- a CDS encoding helix-turn-helix transcriptional regulator, with protein MIQTSARLLQLLSLLQVRREWTGPALAKRMGVTERTVRRDIDKLRNLGYPIHASPGIAGGYQLGAGAQLPPLLLDDNEALAVALGLNSVAAGPVAGIGEASVRALAKLEQVLPARLRPKFAMLKAAVTTLPSNAASVDPQQLTVVSAAIADKRQLSFDYVKADGDSGRRLVEPYRLVDTGRRWYLVAWDVDREDWRTFRADRIASLPAERKKYVPRPLPAKDLADYVQRSVTRSPYRYDVVVRLHAPIGEVAAVVGPQLASLSDDGGNATLLRAGWDSLAQPAAHLAALDMDFEIISPEEFKEYARTMAGRLEKAAGNHAMQGDAPPQ; from the coding sequence ATGATCCAGACGTCCGCCAGGCTGCTGCAATTGCTGTCCTTGCTGCAGGTCCGGCGCGAATGGACCGGCCCGGCATTGGCCAAGCGGATGGGTGTCACGGAGCGCACCGTCCGCCGCGATATCGACAAGCTCCGGAACCTTGGCTACCCCATCCATGCTTCGCCGGGCATTGCCGGCGGCTACCAGCTGGGCGCCGGGGCCCAGCTCCCGCCGTTGCTGCTCGACGACAATGAAGCACTCGCCGTCGCCTTGGGGCTCAACTCCGTGGCGGCGGGTCCCGTGGCCGGCATCGGCGAAGCATCGGTGCGCGCCCTGGCCAAGCTCGAGCAGGTGCTGCCCGCACGTCTCCGCCCGAAGTTCGCGATGCTCAAGGCCGCGGTGACCACGCTGCCCAGCAACGCGGCGTCGGTAGACCCGCAGCAGCTCACGGTGGTGTCTGCTGCGATTGCGGACAAGCGACAACTCAGTTTCGACTACGTCAAGGCCGACGGCGACTCCGGCCGGCGCTTGGTGGAGCCATACCGGCTGGTGGACACCGGGCGGCGCTGGTACCTGGTCGCTTGGGATGTGGACCGGGAAGACTGGCGCACGTTCCGTGCCGACCGCATCGCCTCACTTCCGGCTGAACGGAAAAAGTATGTACCGCGCCCCTTGCCGGCCAAGGACCTCGCGGACTACGTCCAACGCTCCGTGACCCGCTCGCCGTACCGCTACGACGTCGTCGTGCGCCTCCATGCCCCCATCGGCGAGGTGGCCGCCGTCGTCGGCCCGCAGCTCGCGAGCTTGAGCGACGACGGCGGGAACGCCACCCTGCTACGCGCCGGCTGGGACAGCCTGGCGCAACCGGCGGCGCACCTCGCGGCGCTGGACATGGACTTTGAGATCATCTCTCCGGAGGAATTCAAGGAGTATGCCCGCACCATGGCCGGGCGATTGGAAAAGGCCGCAGGGAACCACGCAATGCAAGGCGACGCGCCGCCACAGTAG